In Gallaecimonas pentaromativorans, the following are encoded in one genomic region:
- a CDS encoding VirK/YbjX family protein has protein sequence MPYTPYFPSRQSMAAQIYPGRSAHQLKKRLLFMGRSLFYSTLYQRTLALFSPPGLQLVLHRHARAVEKIFKPYLMAKFSPQQRHTMLARHYWLLMQLWSRPALALYLERGLTLCRFDGADGRCVEVRLEYIPQFQREGELTLVMRMDGERFYSVTFSLTQNEQGQTGLFIGCLQGPGKDSPFNEDDIRALTRHCFGVRPKVLALALLGMVAEAWHCRFIQAVSNQGHIFSSRRYQRKSKVKTDYDALWAECGGEAIDANLWALPVSLPRKPLEEVASKKRSQYRQRYQWLDALAVELTQGLSDVARLGTLHREG, from the coding sequence ATGCCGTACACACCTTATTTCCCCAGTCGCCAGTCTATGGCGGCGCAGATCTACCCTGGCCGTTCAGCCCACCAACTTAAAAAACGTTTGCTGTTCATGGGCCGCAGTCTCTTTTACAGCACCTTGTATCAGCGCACCTTGGCGCTGTTTAGCCCTCCAGGCCTGCAATTGGTGCTGCACCGCCATGCCCGGGCGGTGGAGAAGATCTTCAAGCCCTACCTGATGGCCAAGTTCAGCCCCCAGCAGCGCCACACCATGTTGGCCCGTCATTATTGGCTGTTGATGCAACTGTGGTCGCGGCCCGCCTTGGCACTGTATCTGGAACGGGGCCTGACCTTGTGCCGCTTTGACGGTGCCGATGGGCGATGCGTGGAAGTGCGCCTTGAGTACATTCCCCAGTTCCAGCGGGAAGGGGAGCTGACCCTGGTCATGCGCATGGACGGTGAGCGTTTTTATTCGGTGACCTTCTCGTTGACTCAAAACGAGCAAGGCCAAACCGGGCTCTTTATCGGTTGTTTGCAAGGGCCGGGCAAAGACAGCCCCTTTAATGAAGACGACATTCGTGCTTTGACCCGTCACTGCTTTGGTGTGCGCCCCAAGGTGCTTGCATTGGCCTTGTTGGGCATGGTGGCTGAGGCCTGGCACTGCCGCTTTATCCAGGCGGTGTCCAATCAGGGGCACATTTTTTCCAGCCGCCGCTACCAGCGTAAAAGTAAGGTCAAGACCGATTACGACGCGCTGTGGGCCGAGTGTGGCGGTGAAGCGATAGACGCCAACCTTTGGGCCTTGCCGGTGTCCTTGCCCCGCAAACCCTTGGAAGAAGTGGCCAGCAAAAAGCGCAGCCAGTATCGCCAGCGTTATCAATGGCTGGATGCGCTGGCCGTTGAGCTGACGCAGGGGCTTAGCGATGTGGCGCGACTTGGCACTTTACATCGCGAGGGCTAA
- the purE gene encoding 5-(carboxyamino)imidazole ribonucleotide mutase yields the protein MPARNRFPWLKTAGDPMKVAIVMGSRSDWETMRGASEMLDRLGVPHHVEVVSAHRTPEKLVDFAKGAQDKGFHVIIGGAGGAAHLPGMIASMTPLPVLGVPVQSKALSGLDSLLSIVQMPKGIAVGTLAIGTAGAANAGLLAAQIVALHDAKVAAHLDDFRKEQTEAVLANPDPRKPA from the coding sequence ATGCCGGCCCGCAACCGTTTTCCATGGCTAAAAACTGCTGGAGATCCTATGAAAGTCGCTATCGTGATGGGCTCACGCTCTGATTGGGAAACCATGAGAGGCGCCTCAGAAATGCTGGACCGCCTGGGTGTGCCCCACCATGTTGAAGTGGTATCTGCCCACCGCACCCCGGAAAAACTGGTTGATTTCGCGAAAGGCGCCCAAGACAAAGGCTTTCATGTGATCATCGGTGGCGCCGGTGGCGCTGCCCACCTGCCGGGTATGATTGCCTCCATGACCCCGCTGCCGGTACTGGGCGTACCGGTGCAAAGCAAGGCCTTATCCGGCCTCGACAGCCTGCTTTCTATCGTACAGATGCCCAAAGGCATCGCCGTTGGCACCTTGGCCATCGGTACCGCAGGTGCCGCCAACGCCGGGCTCTTGGCCGCGCAGATCGTCGCCCTGCACGACGCCAAAGTGGCGGCGCACCTGGATGATTTTCGTAAAGAACAAACCGAGGCGGTGCTGGCCAATCCAGACCCGAGGAAACCGGCATGA
- a CDS encoding ATP-grasp domain-containing protein: MKGLVIGAGQLGAMMGEVAWRLGIELWRYCPDTHRYFFGTEMDARGDTGPVDFDWVTAERELLPQTPFHGVLLNLATYQLVSDRLPQKKLYDQLGLPTAPWGELKTGESADALLAKLGTRLVVKARQGGYDGKGQWRVSEPGFVSEADCIGEAMIPFSREVSIVGVRGADGRKLFYPVVENVHQDGILVETLAPAPEAGKWQAEAERILGTLMDHLQYVGVMAVELFDCGDKLLINEMAPRVHNSGHWSQDGANVCQFELHLRAVAGLPLPEKLSWVPTRMDNLIGVALDYQWLAGNGKVHWYNKEPRPGRKVGHINTLL, from the coding sequence ATGAAAGGCCTGGTGATCGGCGCCGGCCAGCTTGGCGCCATGATGGGGGAAGTAGCCTGGCGCCTGGGCATTGAGCTGTGGCGCTACTGCCCTGACACCCACCGCTATTTCTTCGGCACCGAGATGGACGCCCGTGGCGATACCGGCCCCGTGGATTTTGACTGGGTGACCGCCGAGCGCGAGCTGCTGCCGCAGACCCCCTTTCACGGTGTGCTGCTGAATCTTGCCACCTACCAGTTGGTGAGCGACCGCCTGCCTCAGAAAAAGCTCTACGACCAGTTGGGCTTGCCCACCGCCCCTTGGGGCGAACTCAAAACCGGTGAGTCTGCCGACGCCTTGCTGGCCAAGCTGGGGACTCGCCTGGTGGTCAAAGCCCGCCAGGGCGGCTACGACGGCAAGGGCCAGTGGCGGGTCAGCGAGCCGGGTTTTGTATCCGAGGCTGATTGCATCGGTGAAGCCATGATCCCCTTTAGTCGGGAAGTGTCTATCGTCGGCGTGCGGGGCGCGGATGGCCGCAAACTGTTCTACCCGGTGGTAGAAAACGTCCACCAGGACGGCATCCTGGTTGAGACCCTGGCCCCGGCCCCCGAGGCAGGCAAATGGCAAGCAGAGGCAGAGCGTATTCTCGGCACCTTGATGGACCACCTGCAATACGTGGGCGTGATGGCGGTTGAGCTCTTTGATTGTGGCGACAAGCTGCTTATCAACGAGATGGCGCCCCGGGTACACAACTCCGGCCACTGGAGCCAGGACGGTGCCAACGTCTGCCAGTTCGAGCTGCATCTGCGCGCCGTGGCCGGCCTGCCGCTTCCTGAAAAACTGAGCTGGGTTCCCACCCGCATGGATAACCTGATTGGGGTGGCGCTGGACTACCAGTGGCTGGCCGGCAACGGCAAGGTCCATTGGTACAACAAGGAACCGAGGCCGGGCCGTAAGGTCGGCCATATCAACACCTTGCTTTGA
- the lpdA gene encoding dihydrolipoyl dehydrogenase, protein MSNEIKAQVVVLGSGPGGYSAAFRAADLGLDTVIVERYSTLGGVCLNVGCIPSKALLHVAKVIDEAGTMESHGVTFGKPEVDLDKLREHKNKVLGQLTGGLAGMAKMRKVKVVQGFGKFTGANTLEVEGEGGKTTINFEQAIIAAGSRPINLPFIPQDERIWDSTGALELRFIPKKMLVMGGGIIGLEMGTVYKALGSEIDVVEMFDQLVPAADKDVIKIFTKRISKKMNLMLETKVTAVEAKEDGIYVTMEGKNAPAEPVRYDAVLVAIGRTPNGKLIDADKAGVNVDERGFIAVDKQMRTNVSNIFAIGDIVGQPMLAHKAVHEGHVAAEVASGLKHYFDPKVIPSIAYTDPELAWVGLTEKEAKEKGIEYEVSNFPWAASGRAIASDTSDGMTKLIFDKNTHRIIGGATIGSNAGELLGEIGLAIEMGCDAEDIALTIHAHPTLHESVGLAAEVYEGSITDLPNPKAKKKK, encoded by the coding sequence ATGAGCAACGAAATCAAAGCACAAGTCGTTGTGCTGGGTTCTGGTCCGGGGGGTTACTCCGCGGCCTTCCGTGCTGCCGATCTCGGTCTGGACACCGTCATCGTTGAGCGTTACAGCACCCTGGGCGGTGTCTGTCTGAATGTGGGCTGTATTCCTTCCAAAGCCCTGCTGCACGTTGCCAAGGTTATTGACGAAGCGGGCACCATGGAAAGCCACGGTGTCACCTTCGGCAAGCCCGAGGTGGATCTGGACAAGCTGCGTGAGCACAAGAACAAGGTGCTGGGCCAACTGACCGGCGGCCTGGCTGGCATGGCCAAAATGCGTAAGGTCAAAGTGGTGCAGGGCTTCGGTAAATTCACCGGTGCCAACACCCTGGAAGTCGAAGGTGAAGGCGGCAAGACCACCATCAACTTCGAGCAGGCCATCATTGCTGCCGGTTCCCGTCCCATCAACCTGCCGTTCATTCCGCAGGACGAGCGGATCTGGGACAGCACCGGCGCCCTCGAACTGCGCTTCATCCCCAAGAAAATGCTGGTGATGGGCGGCGGTATCATCGGCCTGGAAATGGGCACCGTCTACAAAGCACTGGGCTCTGAAATCGACGTGGTTGAAATGTTCGACCAGCTGGTACCGGCTGCCGACAAAGACGTCATCAAGATCTTCACCAAGCGCATCAGCAAAAAAATGAACCTGATGCTGGAAACCAAGGTGACTGCCGTAGAAGCCAAAGAAGACGGCATCTACGTCACCATGGAAGGCAAGAACGCCCCGGCTGAACCGGTACGTTACGACGCCGTGCTGGTGGCTATCGGCCGTACCCCCAACGGCAAGCTGATTGACGCCGACAAAGCTGGCGTCAACGTTGATGAGCGCGGCTTTATCGCGGTCGACAAGCAAATGCGCACCAACGTGTCCAACATCTTCGCCATCGGCGACATCGTTGGTCAGCCGATGCTGGCCCACAAAGCCGTGCACGAAGGTCACGTAGCGGCCGAAGTGGCCTCCGGCCTCAAGCACTACTTTGACCCGAAAGTCATTCCGTCCATCGCCTATACCGATCCGGAACTGGCCTGGGTTGGCCTGACCGAGAAAGAAGCCAAAGAGAAAGGCATCGAGTACGAAGTGTCCAACTTCCCCTGGGCCGCCAGCGGCCGTGCCATCGCCTCTGATACCTCTGACGGCATGACCAAGCTGATTTTCGACAAGAACACCCACCGCATCATCGGCGGCGCTACTATCGGTAGCAACGCCGGCGAACTGCTGGGCGAAATTGGCCTGGCCATCGAGATGGGCTGCGACGCCGAAGACATCGCGCTGACCATCCACGCTCACCCGACTCTGCACGAGTCTGTGGGTCTGGCTGCCGAAGTGTACGAAGGGTCCATCACCGACCTGCCGAACCCCAAGGCCAAGAAGAAAAAATAA